One window of Methanogenium organophilum genomic DNA carries:
- a CDS encoding cation:proton antiporter, with the protein MELLIEDILILIVFLLIVALLSVVCFQRLKIPYTIGLVIIGAAIALFSDLTGTLGPLISFTLSPEIILFLFLPPLIFESAYRMKSRLFFRDIVAVLVLTIPGIVISMLVVGGISAVLTPIPLFSAFLFGALISATDPVSVLALFEELGVSERLKTLVEGESLFNDATAIVLYNVVIVIAISGIISATDVTSGVVEIAVDFMGGIVSGCLTGVIIGYLILFSRDNMAFAETVSLIVAYASYLVAEALFGVSGVISVVFAGLTLGWIASVTLKPAERDHMNEFWQFAGFISNSLIFLLVGITAVNLIEMFGTGTMIILLGLAGVFAVLVGRMVVVYGLTAIYNVIPGSENISLRYQHVLFWGGLRGAVALALALALSIPDSVPFRDQILVMTIIVALFTILVQGSTIRALINRLNLNRPSNLAWVEYLDTRLSAKRRALVLLEKIHETRDIDPRIYESVHREYENAVRQCELDFRVFERSLNLTPKMIEQAFWSRLLAIQRKAYLELYDKSLISEFVLEILTHSLNVRYACVRKMETPVFSINEKPLETIIIQWIISAINRVAPHAKAAKNLRKFSLSIEYQTLISEAGSAGMALQSIEEMSRDFTVPDEILTNVRDVYSRHIDQCNIAVKQMAEKYRELAEDIEDYYLRMTLIMREEFIIRQKAAEGTIYENVRDDLLRDLEREKEALEKHVYNIL; encoded by the coding sequence GTGGAACTGCTTATTGAAGATATACTGATTCTCATTGTTTTTCTGTTGATAGTTGCTCTTCTTTCAGTGGTCTGTTTTCAACGGCTGAAAATTCCGTATACGATTGGTCTTGTTATTATTGGAGCAGCCATTGCTCTTTTTTCTGATCTGACCGGGACACTCGGGCCGCTTATCTCGTTCACACTTTCACCGGAGATCATCCTGTTTCTTTTCCTGCCGCCCCTGATCTTTGAATCTGCATATCGGATGAAGAGTCGTCTTTTTTTTCGGGATATTGTCGCTGTTCTGGTATTGACAATTCCGGGTATTGTTATTTCAATGCTGGTTGTAGGAGGTATTTCCGCCGTTTTAACTCCTATTCCCCTGTTTTCGGCCTTCCTTTTTGGTGCACTGATCTCAGCCACCGATCCCGTTTCGGTACTGGCGCTTTTCGAAGAGCTGGGTGTCTCTGAACGGCTGAAAACGCTTGTGGAAGGAGAGAGCCTCTTCAACGATGCAACAGCAATTGTTCTCTACAACGTGGTTATTGTCATAGCGATATCCGGAATAATTTCTGCAACTGACGTAACATCCGGCGTGGTAGAGATCGCCGTTGATTTTATGGGGGGGATTGTAAGCGGTTGTCTGACAGGCGTCATTATTGGATACCTGATCCTCTTTTCCCGGGATAATATGGCATTTGCAGAAACGGTCTCCCTCATTGTTGCATATGCGTCATATCTGGTTGCGGAGGCATTGTTTGGTGTATCGGGGGTGATTTCCGTTGTTTTTGCAGGGCTGACTCTCGGGTGGATTGCATCGGTGACCCTGAAACCGGCTGAACGGGATCACATGAATGAATTCTGGCAATTTGCAGGGTTCATCTCCAATAGCCTGATCTTTCTCCTTGTCGGTATCACTGCGGTGAATCTCATCGAGATGTTCGGAACAGGAACAATGATCATTCTTCTCGGTTTGGCAGGCGTTTTTGCGGTGCTTGTGGGGCGGATGGTGGTTGTCTATGGATTAACGGCGATATACAATGTGATTCCGGGTTCCGAAAATATCAGTCTCCGCTACCAGCATGTCCTGTTCTGGGGAGGGCTGCGGGGTGCGGTGGCGCTGGCGCTGGCGCTGGCGCTGAGTATTCCTGATTCTGTGCCATTCCGGGATCAGATTCTTGTAATGACAATTATTGTGGCCCTCTTTACCATTCTGGTGCAGGGTTCGACGATCCGGGCCCTGATCAATCGCCTGAATCTGAACCGTCCCAGTAACCTTGCATGGGTGGAATATCTGGATACACGCCTTTCCGCAAAACGGAGGGCACTTGTTCTTCTGGAAAAGATCCATGAAACCCGGGATATTGACCCGCGAATCTATGAATCGGTACACAGGGAATATGAGAATGCCGTTCGCCAGTGCGAACTGGATTTCCGGGTGTTTGAGAGGTCGCTCAATCTGACGCCAAAGATGATTGAACAGGCGTTCTGGTCACGTCTGCTTGCCATTCAGAGGAAAGCATATCTTGAACTGTATGATAAATCCCTGATCTCAGAATTTGTGCTTGAAATTCTGACGCATTCTCTGAATGTCCGGTATGCCTGTGTCCGGAAGATGGAGACGCCGGTATTCAGTATTAACGAAAAACCACTGGAAACGATTATTATCCAGTGGATAATATCTGCAATCAATCGTGTGGCGCCGCATGCAAAGGCAGCAAAAAATCTCCGAAAATTTTCTCTGAGTATTGAATACCAGACTCTTATTTCAGAAGCGGGGAGTGCCGGCATGGCATTACAGAGCATTGAGGAAATGTCCCGTGATTTCACCGTTCCCGATGAAATTCTTACGAATGTGCGGGATGTATATTCCCGGCATATTGACCAGTGCAATATCGCCGTAAAACAGATGGCGGAGAAATATCGGGAGCTTGCTGAGGATATTGAGGATTACTACCTGAGAATGACCCTTATTATGCGGGAAGAATTTATTATCAGACAAAAGGCAGCAGAGGGGACAATTTATGAAAATGTCCGGGATGATCTGCTCCGGGATCTGGAACGTGAGAAGGAAGCTCTGGAAAAGCACGTTTATAATATACTGTAA
- a CDS encoding nucleotide sugar dehydrogenase yields MSENLQRLFRERGPVKTIGVIGMGYVGIPAAVLFADAPEFDFVYGFQRDSKNSGYKIGMLNAGESPLKGEEPGLEDLIWKVVREQKFVCTADFSKIRECDAVTLAIQTPFADPKDLIPDFTPLTDGIRNVGHYLTPGTLVVLESTITPGTTMGMAREILEEESGLVAGVDFGLAHAPERVMVGRLLQNIREYDRIVGGIDDVCTTRAGELYGPILTKGELILMSATAAEVTKTAENTFRDLQIAAVNELALYCEAMGINVYDVRTGVASLKGEGVTRAILWPGAGVGGHCLTKDTYHLERGVQVVAAEPPDYPEGRESLFLLARGINDFMPSHMLKLTKDALARVGKDILGAKIAVLGWAFLNNSGDARNTPSEMYRDLCLGEGADVVVHDPYVLTYPGVPILQDADAVLDGADVVAILTGHSQYRELDPVRCCGMTGQAYPVVVDGRNIADPDAWIAAGFVYKGIGRGDKNGHPLV; encoded by the coding sequence ATGAGCGAAAACCTGCAGCGACTCTTCAGGGAACGCGGGCCGGTGAAAACTATCGGTGTCATTGGCATGGGCTATGTGGGAATTCCCGCAGCGGTGCTCTTTGCGGATGCACCGGAATTTGATTTTGTGTATGGATTCCAGCGGGACTCGAAGAATTCCGGGTATAAGATTGGGATGCTCAACGCGGGGGAGAGTCCCCTGAAAGGTGAGGAGCCGGGGCTGGAAGACCTGATCTGGAAGGTCGTCCGTGAACAGAAGTTTGTGTGCACCGCGGACTTCTCAAAGATTCGTGAGTGTGACGCGGTGACACTTGCCATCCAGACACCATTTGCCGACCCCAAAGATTTGATTCCTGATTTTACCCCGCTCACGGATGGTATCCGGAATGTTGGCCACTATCTCACACCCGGCACCCTTGTCGTCCTCGAGTCAACGATCACACCGGGGACCACGATGGGGATGGCCCGTGAGATTCTCGAGGAGGAGTCCGGCCTTGTTGCAGGTGTTGATTTTGGTCTTGCTCATGCCCCGGAGCGTGTGATGGTCGGGCGGCTCTTACAGAATATCCGGGAATATGACCGGATTGTAGGAGGTATTGATGACGTGTGTACGACACGGGCCGGTGAACTCTACGGGCCGATCTTAACGAAGGGCGAGCTCATTTTGATGAGTGCGACCGCAGCAGAGGTGACGAAGACGGCGGAGAACACCTTCCGTGATCTGCAGATTGCAGCGGTCAATGAACTTGCGCTCTATTGTGAGGCGATGGGGATCAATGTGTATGATGTGCGGACCGGTGTTGCATCACTGAAAGGTGAGGGTGTTACCCGTGCCATCCTCTGGCCCGGTGCCGGTGTGGGCGGGCACTGCCTGACAAAGGACACCTACCATCTGGAACGGGGTGTGCAGGTAGTCGCGGCCGAACCTCCGGACTACCCGGAGGGGCGTGAGTCGCTCTTTCTGCTGGCCCGTGGGATTAATGACTTTATGCCCTCGCATATGCTGAAACTTACAAAGGATGCGCTGGCCCGCGTGGGGAAGGATATTTTGGGAGCAAAGATTGCCGTCTTGGGATGGGCGTTTCTGAACAACTCGGGCGATGCGAGAAATACGCCGTCTGAGATGTACCGGGATCTCTGTCTTGGCGAGGGTGCTGATGTGGTTGTGCATGACCCATATGTGCTCACCTATCCGGGCGTTCCCATCTTACAGGATGCGGATGCGGTGCTCGACGGTGCAGATGTGGTGGCGATTCTCACCGGACATTCACAGTATCGGGAGCTTGATCCGGTGCGGTGCTGCGGGATGACAGGGCAGGCGTATCCGGTGGTTGTTGACGGTCGGAATATTGCTGACCCGGATGCGTGGATTGCTGCCGGGTTTGTCTATAAGGGGATTGGCCGTGGGGATAAGAACGGGCATCCGCTTGTATGA
- a CDS encoding DegT/DnrJ/EryC1/StrS family aminotransferase yields MIPIAKPTVGEEEIAAVAAAIRTGMLATGPEVTAFEEEFADYCNVEHAVGMNTGTAALHTALRALGIGHGDEVIVPAFTFIATATAVSMCGAKPVMVDVDERSYTIDPEEVSEYLNAKTKAVIGVHLFGQPFAVDPVAEICADADVLLVEDCAQAHGAMYRGEKVGGFGAAGCFSFYPTKNMTTGEGGMVTTNDPLLAERCRRIANHGQSDKYLHTELGYNYRMTSIGAAIGRVQLRKLDAMNRRRQANAAYYTKHLDAFGLNTPLICAGCTHVFHQYVTECTDAFPTNRETLMAYLLEKGIGTAVHYPMPVHHQPFYAGDPGVVCPVSDELSGRVLSLPVHPGVTEEDCAYIVETINGAEW; encoded by the coding sequence ATGATTCCCATCGCAAAACCCACGGTTGGGGAAGAGGAGATTGCTGCCGTTGCTGCGGCAATACGCACCGGGATGCTTGCGACAGGGCCTGAAGTGACCGCGTTTGAAGAAGAGTTTGCCGATTACTGCAATGTGGAGCATGCGGTGGGGATGAATACCGGGACTGCGGCACTCCATACGGCGCTACGGGCCCTTGGAATCGGGCATGGGGATGAGGTAATCGTGCCCGCCTTCACCTTTATTGCCACCGCAACCGCCGTGAGCATGTGCGGGGCAAAACCGGTGATGGTGGATGTGGACGAACGTTCCTATACTATTGATCCCGAAGAGGTGTCTGAATACCTGAATGCAAAGACGAAGGCGGTTATTGGTGTGCACCTCTTTGGCCAGCCGTTTGCCGTGGACCCTGTCGCTGAGATATGTGCGGATGCGGATGTACTTTTGGTCGAGGACTGTGCACAGGCGCACGGGGCAATGTACAGGGGAGAGAAGGTCGGGGGATTTGGTGCTGCCGGGTGTTTCTCGTTCTACCCGACCAAGAATATGACCACCGGGGAAGGCGGGATGGTGACGACAAATGATCCCCTCCTTGCAGAACGCTGCCGGAGGATTGCAAACCACGGTCAGAGTGATAAGTATCTCCACACCGAACTGGGATACAACTACCGGATGACCTCCATCGGCGCTGCGATAGGACGGGTGCAGCTCAGAAAGCTGGATGCAATGAATCGCAGAAGGCAGGCGAATGCCGCGTATTATACGAAACATCTGGATGCTTTTGGGCTGAACACTCCTCTCATCTGTGCGGGGTGCACCCATGTATTCCACCAGTATGTGACCGAGTGCACCGATGCCTTCCCGACAAACCGCGAGACACTGATGGCCTACCTGCTGGAAAAGGGGATTGGAACTGCAGTGCATTATCCGATGCCGGTGCACCACCAGCCGTTTTATGCGGGTGATCCTGGTGTTGTATGCCCGGTTTCGGATGAACTCTCCGGACGGGTGCTGAGCCTGCCGGTGCACCCCGGTGTGACGGAAGAAGACTGTGCCTATATTGTAGAGACCATCAACGGAGCGGAGTGGTAA
- a CDS encoding SDR family oxidoreductase: MRYVVTGGAGFIGSHIAEALADEGHSVVIVDDFSTGNKENLRWADGVPSVRVVEGSITDISLLRDACAGADGVFHEAAVASVPRSVADPVGSNAVNVDGTLNVLVAARDAGVRKVVLASSAANYGDNPNLPLKETEPPRPQSPYAAQKVMNEYYARLFTELYGLETTCLRYFNVFGPRQDPSSPYSGVISIFIDRISVGDPITIYGDGTQTRDFIYVSDVVRANMRAMNSEYCGVVNVAGGRETSLNELAAVIMECTGNSSDIRFDVPREGDIHRSLADTHRLEETIGRVAECSIADGLSQTIAWSLAAKNEPSA, from the coding sequence ATGCGGTATGTTGTCACCGGGGGGGCCGGCTTTATCGGTTCCCATATTGCAGAGGCACTGGCAGATGAGGGACATTCAGTCGTGATTGTGGACGACTTCTCCACCGGAAATAAAGAGAATCTCCGGTGGGCAGACGGAGTGCCCTCTGTGAGAGTGGTTGAAGGGAGCATCACAGATATCTCTCTTTTGCGGGATGCTTGTGCCGGTGCGGACGGTGTCTTTCATGAGGCGGCGGTGGCCTCGGTGCCCAGATCTGTCGCAGACCCGGTGGGGTCGAACGCGGTCAATGTGGATGGCACCCTGAATGTGCTTGTGGCGGCCCGGGATGCCGGCGTCCGAAAGGTGGTGCTCGCCTCGTCTGCCGCAAATTACGGTGACAACCCGAACCTCCCTCTCAAAGAGACCGAACCTCCCCGGCCGCAATCCCCGTATGCGGCACAGAAGGTGATGAACGAATATTATGCCCGCCTCTTCACAGAGCTCTATGGACTGGAGACAACCTGTCTGCGCTACTTCAATGTCTTCGGCCCGCGGCAGGACCCGTCTTCGCCGTATTCAGGTGTGATATCCATATTCATCGACCGTATCTCTGTCGGGGACCCGATCACCATCTATGGTGACGGGACGCAGACACGGGACTTCATCTATGTGAGTGATGTCGTCCGGGCGAATATGCGTGCGATGAATTCTGAATATTGTGGCGTAGTGAATGTTGCAGGAGGGCGTGAGACCTCACTCAACGAACTCGCAGCAGTGATAATGGAGTGCACGGGGAACTCCTCTGACATCCGGTTCGATGTGCCACGGGAAGGAGACATCCACCGTTCACTTGCAGATACACACCGGCTTGAAGAGACAATCGGCAGAGTTGCGGAATGCAGTATTGCTGATGGTCTTTCACAGACGATTGCATGGTCTCTTGCAGCAAAGAATGAACCGTCTGCCTGA
- a CDS encoding DapH/DapD/GlmU-related protein, producing the protein MIYGTNAVGENVVIAEGVVLGFPSREYMGRETFPGTTIGPNGFIRSGTVLYADVVAGNNFSTGHNVMIREKTTIGDGVSVGTNTIIEGNVAIGNNVSLQSLVYIPTGVVIEDDVFIGPNAVLTNDPYPPHGGDNLLGPVIRKGASIGANATILPGVVVGEGALVAAGAVVTRDVPPRTLAIGNPARFHDLPEGAKQ; encoded by the coding sequence ATGATCTACGGAACGAATGCAGTCGGGGAAAATGTCGTAATCGCTGAAGGGGTTGTTCTCGGATTTCCATCACGTGAGTATATGGGCAGAGAAACGTTTCCGGGAACGACTATCGGTCCGAACGGGTTCATCCGATCGGGAACGGTACTCTATGCCGATGTGGTAGCCGGGAATAATTTTTCAACCGGACACAATGTGATGATCCGCGAGAAGACGACCATCGGTGACGGTGTTTCTGTCGGGACGAATACTATCATCGAAGGCAATGTCGCTATCGGGAACAATGTCAGTCTCCAGAGTCTTGTCTACATCCCCACCGGGGTTGTGATTGAAGATGATGTCTTCATCGGCCCGAATGCGGTGCTCACCAATGACCCCTATCCACCCCACGGTGGGGACAATCTGCTGGGGCCGGTGATACGGAAAGGTGCGTCTATCGGTGCGAACGCAACGATCCTGCCGGGGGTGGTGGTAGGTGAGGGTGCCCTTGTCGCAGCGGGCGCTGTCGTGACCCGTGATGTACCCCCCCGGACGCTTGCCATCGGTAACCCTGCACGGTTCCATGACCTGCCGGAGGGTGCGAAACAATGA
- a CDS encoding Gfo/Idh/MocA family protein, whose amino-acid sequence MDVGVIGTGVMGRNHVRVYSDMKAAKSVWVYDLDTDVARDVAEQNNVNYAKSMEELLHKVDAVSLCVPTPYHCTIAKEVLAAGVHMLVEKPICLTAAEGAELLKSIPDGCVVGVGHIERFNPIIAEIKRIVKDPLYVEINRHNPASSRVTGSSVVEDLMIHDIDLVFNALFGGGYRMNAFGSFDVCAALFNFGETPVYLSASRKASKKIRLIRIEEEDFTIEGDFMSQEVYVYRKPEHYHQEAERYVQENITEKVMVSKVEPLRTELLTFIGCARMGTPFPVTPEQGVANVRICEKITGTMQL is encoded by the coding sequence ATGGATGTCGGTGTGATAGGAACGGGTGTTATGGGCAGAAATCATGTCCGTGTCTACTCAGATATGAAGGCCGCAAAATCGGTATGGGTGTACGACCTGGACACGGACGTGGCACGCGATGTCGCAGAGCAGAATAATGTGAACTATGCAAAATCAATGGAGGAGCTCCTCCACAAGGTGGACGCGGTTAGCCTCTGTGTGCCAACACCGTATCACTGCACCATAGCAAAGGAGGTGCTTGCTGCAGGTGTGCATATGCTTGTTGAAAAACCGATATGCCTGACGGCAGCGGAAGGTGCAGAACTTCTGAAGAGTATTCCGGATGGGTGTGTCGTGGGAGTCGGGCACATTGAGCGGTTTAACCCGATCATCGCGGAGATTAAGCGGATCGTCAAAGACCCCCTCTATGTGGAAATAAACCGCCATAATCCGGCGTCCTCCCGTGTGACAGGATCGTCGGTGGTGGAAGACCTGATGATCCATGACATTGATCTGGTGTTCAATGCCCTCTTTGGCGGTGGCTACAGAATGAATGCCTTTGGTTCGTTTGATGTCTGCGCAGCCCTCTTTAACTTTGGTGAGACGCCCGTCTACCTCTCTGCCTCACGTAAGGCGTCAAAGAAGATACGGCTCATCCGGATTGAAGAAGAGGACTTTACGATTGAAGGTGACTTCATGAGTCAGGAGGTCTATGTCTACCGCAAACCGGAGCATTATCATCAGGAAGCTGAACGCTATGTGCAGGAGAATATCACCGAGAAAGTGATGGTGAGTAAGGTTGAGCCTCTGAGGACAGAGCTCTTAACATTTATTGGGTGTGCCCGGATGGGAACACCATTCCCCGTGACACCGGAGCAGGGTGTGGCGAATGTCCGGATATGCGAGAAAATAACAGGAACGATGCAGTTATGA